One genomic region from Entelurus aequoreus isolate RoL-2023_Sb linkage group LG14, RoL_Eaeq_v1.1, whole genome shotgun sequence encodes:
- the lg14h14orf119 gene encoding uncharacterized protein C14orf119 homolog, whose amino-acid sequence MSWFNHVTPSPDQRRSGVRPAPAEASPTMAAQNRAGCVAPPGLEVFPSVPRGACPPTLENLTCGSGAGQVREPEPISYVSLQEQRCVLSWFQGWGAPQRERFLQDLVGKAVPGKVCTLLDSLSTLQVKDRLPNIFECQLRLWTQWFESWGEEERNHFLHILEERDPTFVAHFYGCVAGTAGRD is encoded by the exons ATGTCGTGGTTCAACCATGTCACTCCCAGCCCGGACCAGCGGCGCTCCGGTGTAAGGCCGGCACCGGCGGAGGCGTCGCCGACGATGGCAGCGCAAAACCGGGCTGGCTGCGTCGCACCCCCCGGCCTGGAGGTCTTCCCCTCGGTCCCCCGAGGCGCCTGTCCTCCCACCCTTGAAAACCTGACGTGCGGGTCCGGTGCGGGTCAGGTCCGAGAGCCGGAGCCCATCTCGTACGTGAGTCTCCAGGAGCAGCGGTGCGTGCTGAGCTGGTTCCAGGGCTGGGGGGCCCCTCAGCGGGAGAGGTTCCTGCAGGACCTGGTGGGCAAAGCTGTGCCCGGGAAGGTGTGCACCCTCCTGGACTCTCTCAGTACTCTTCAG GTGAAGGACCGACTACCAAACATATTTGAGTGCCAGCTCCGCCTGTGGACCCAGTGGTTCGAGTCTTGGGGAGAAGAAGAGCGCAACCATTTCCTGCACATTCTGGAAGAGCGGGACCCCACGTTTGTCGCACACTTTTACGGCTGCGTGGCGGGAACAGCCGGCCGAGACTGA